The following coding sequences are from one Mycoplasma tullyi window:
- the deoC gene encoding deoxyribose-phosphate aldolase, with translation MSILNFNKLIDHTNLKPNATYEEIERLCHEAIEYGFFSVCVNPAYIKTAKKILAKSPVKVCTVVGFPLGQTFSEQKVHEAKTSIKMGADEIDMVINIPELINGCACVIDEIRQVKKACGEKVLKVIVETALLTDEQIAKATLACIDGGADFIKTSTGFSTRGASLNDIKIMQQASQDKIQIKASGGISTARELIEFVQAGADRIGTSRSVKLMQELKTMDLAK, from the coding sequence ATGAGTATTCTAAATTTCAACAAATTAATTGATCACACTAATTTAAAACCAAACGCGACATATGAGGAGATCGAAAGATTATGTCATGAAGCGATTGAATATGGTTTTTTTAGTGTTTGCGTAAATCCAGCTTATATCAAAACTGCAAAAAAGATCTTAGCTAAATCACCCGTAAAAGTTTGTACGGTAGTTGGTTTTCCTTTAGGTCAAACTTTTAGTGAACAAAAGGTTCATGAAGCTAAAACTTCGATTAAGATGGGTGCTGATGAAATTGATATGGTGATCAATATTCCAGAACTAATTAATGGTTGTGCTTGTGTGATTGATGAGATCAGACAAGTTAAAAAAGCTTGTGGTGAAAAAGTTTTAAAAGTGATCGTAGAAACTGCATTATTAACAGATGAACAGATTGCAAAAGCTACTTTAGCTTGTATTGATGGTGGAGCTGATTTTATTAAAACTTCAACTGGGTTTTCAACTCGTGGTGCTAGTTTAAATGACATTAAGATTATGCAACAAGCTTCTCAAGACAAGATTCAAATCAAAGCTAGTGGGGGGATTTCTACTGCTAGAGAACTAATCGAATTTGTTCAAGCTGGTGCTGATCGTATCGGCACTTCTCGTTCAGTTAAATTAATGCAAGAATTAAAAACCATGGATTTAGCTAAATAA
- the deoD gene encoding purine-nucleoside phosphorylase, whose protein sequence is MTPHIKAKKEEIAKTVIMPGDPLRAKWIAETFLEDYKLVNEVRNMFAFTGKYKGTEVTVMGHGMGNPSIGIYTHELYNFYDVENIIRVGSCGALVENVNLGDVILESKAYSESPYAMLIGVDVQNKTNYPSQKLLELSKKTAVELKINYHEGLVICEDAFYQTLYTPKQANEKWNAIAVEMEGFALNANAQKAKKHSMTILTVSDSLVTHESMSPDKRQTTFKNMVELALNVATKL, encoded by the coding sequence ATGACTCCACATATTAAAGCAAAAAAAGAAGAGATCGCAAAGACTGTAATTATGCCTGGTGATCCATTAAGAGCTAAATGGATCGCAGAAACATTTCTAGAAGACTACAAACTAGTTAATGAAGTAAGAAATATGTTTGCTTTTACAGGTAAATATAAAGGTACAGAAGTTACAGTTATGGGTCATGGGATGGGTAATCCTTCAATTGGGATCTACACTCATGAACTTTATAATTTTTATGATGTTGAAAACATTATTCGTGTAGGTTCATGTGGTGCATTAGTTGAGAACGTTAATTTGGGTGATGTGATTCTAGAAAGTAAGGCTTATAGTGAATCACCTTATGCGATGTTAATCGGGGTGGATGTACAAAATAAAACTAATTACCCTTCACAAAAGTTATTAGAACTATCAAAAAAAACAGCAGTTGAATTAAAGATTAACTACCACGAAGGGTTAGTTATCTGTGAAGATGCGTTTTATCAAACTTTATACACTCCAAAACAAGCTAATGAGAAATGAAACGCGATTGCTGTAGAGATGGAAGGTTTTGCTTTGAACGCTAATGCACAAAAAGCTAAAAAACATTCAATGACAATCTTAACAGTATCAGATTCATTAGTTACACACGAATCAATGAGTCCAGATAAGCGTCAAACAACCTTTAAGAATATGGTTGAATTAGCGCTTAATGTAGCTACTAAACTATAA
- a CDS encoding ABC transporter permease, translating into MFSPTQLDQWLILAPALILGVFGGYLSERVGIVNIAINGTMTFGATFFVLFSNIFFRAMGGVLSTTYNWTFLASILLSALLSVPVGILFGFATIKLKADHVIAGTGINLLATGIGQILSDRATTLFGRPSLDNVYNRTLRSNSVSTEAIIIFVLFVIFFIILYVVMNFSKIGLRYRAVGENPNAVDSQGINVTKYQWIGIILASVVAGSGGALFGYYQSGRSFAGDVDGIGFIALAILIVSGWKLLPITVIGLVFSSLLVYSTSTTEVPQSQVYLIRTIPYALTLATMLLLGKFSIGPKNVGNHFDKGLR; encoded by the coding sequence ATGTTTTCACCAACACAACTAGATCAATGATTAATTCTAGCCCCTGCCCTTATTCTTGGTGTTTTTGGTGGTTATTTATCTGAACGTGTCGGGATTGTTAATATTGCCATTAATGGAACAATGACGTTTGGTGCAACGTTCTTTGTTTTATTCTCAAATATCTTTTTTAGAGCAATGGGTGGAGTATTATCAACCACATACAACTGAACGTTTTTAGCTTCCATATTATTATCTGCTTTATTATCAGTTCCTGTAGGAATCTTATTTGGATTTGCCACGATTAAATTAAAAGCTGATCATGTGATTGCAGGTACTGGAATTAACTTATTAGCAACTGGAATTGGACAGATCTTATCAGACCGTGCTACTACACTATTTGGAAGACCAAGTCTTGATAATGTTTATAATCGAACATTAAGATCAAATAGTGTTAGTACTGAAGCAATAATCATCTTTGTTTTATTCGTTATCTTTTTCATCATTCTATATGTAGTGATGAACTTTTCAAAGATTGGATTAAGATATCGAGCAGTAGGTGAAAACCCTAATGCTGTTGATTCACAAGGAATTAATGTTACTAAATACCAATGAATTGGGATTATTCTAGCTAGTGTTGTAGCTGGATCTGGTGGTGCTTTATTTGGTTACTACCAATCTGGTAGATCATTTGCTGGAGATGTTGATGGCATTGGGTTTATTGCTTTAGCAATCTTAATCGTTAGTGGATGGAAATTACTACCAATCACTGTCATTGGTTTGGTATTCAGTTCACTATTAGTTTATTCAACTTCAACTACAGAAGTTCCCCAATCACAGGTTTATTTAATTAGAACTATTCCATATGCATTAACATTAGCAACAATGTTATTACTTGGTAAGTTCTCAATTGGGCCTAAGAATGTCGGAAACCATTTTGATAAAGGACTAAGGTAG
- a CDS encoding ABC transporter permease, which translates to MNQFKKYPNFLIGFDRLFYRTEHKSTRRRVLSIIVLILVALLVIYGILVATNVNPFAFISLFTRGLRDQKQQQDFITNIGIFTLAGLSFGFAMQVKIFNIGISGQMLAGASFAFIITHYLAQAGFTPAVGGQLITIILSMFVAAFVSVLTGIFKIYLKINEVVSAILLNWIILLIVGTIINNHFIDSAQRLNGNFLSVKFPDQYAFYVVDGPTFFTSNTGWVWTIAVTAVCVVIVWVLLRFTVFGHKLKTTGLSSSSAEYFGYNKNLLQLSSFAISGAIAGILGVVVYSGQASQAIDFSSVGRFGLSSVPIEGFNGIAISLIALNNPWGIVIVSMLFSLISVGQGPANLPTPQTLSLTLGVLMYIISVYGLMNYLKPWRWIIIKIYGDKNITEYQNLENNMAALSEKHLFKVKKLQKDLSHQLNEQYNSKLKVFLMSLVNPIKILFLKEYKDQVNIYKNEYVQERINIVNEFYHSCVFNSILATEKIIQDYDSSKNQKLLNKLSKWNKEERRIQKLATTLQDDMKVQVDKHIKSINEKISNLNINKEAR; encoded by the coding sequence ATGAATCAGTTTAAAAAGTATCCGAATTTTTTGATCGGTTTTGATCGATTATTTTATCGTACAGAACATAAATCAACCAGAAGAAGAGTTTTAAGTATTATTGTTTTAATTCTGGTTGCTTTGTTAGTAATTTATGGAATTCTAGTAGCTACAAACGTAAACCCTTTTGCATTTATATCTTTATTTACTAGAGGATTAAGAGATCAAAAACAACAACAAGATTTCATTACCAATATTGGGATTTTTACTTTAGCAGGACTATCTTTTGGTTTTGCTATGCAAGTAAAAATCTTTAATATTGGAATTTCGGGTCAGATGCTTGCTGGTGCTAGCTTTGCTTTCATTATTACCCATTATTTAGCACAAGCAGGTTTTACACCAGCAGTAGGGGGACAATTAATCACAATCATCTTATCGATGTTTGTGGCTGCATTTGTTTCAGTATTAACTGGAATATTTAAGATCTACTTGAAGATCAATGAAGTAGTATCTGCGATCTTATTAAACTGAATTATTTTATTAATCGTAGGCACGATTATTAATAATCACTTCATTGATAGTGCTCAAAGATTAAATGGTAATTTCTTATCTGTTAAATTCCCTGATCAATATGCATTCTATGTTGTTGATGGTCCAACATTCTTTACTAGTAATACGGGTTGAGTTTGAACAATTGCAGTAACTGCAGTTTGTGTTGTAATCGTTTGAGTATTATTAAGATTTACGGTGTTTGGACACAAACTAAAAACTACAGGTTTATCTAGCAGTTCAGCTGAATACTTTGGATACAATAAGAACTTATTACAATTAAGTTCTTTTGCAATTTCAGGAGCAATTGCAGGAATCTTAGGTGTTGTTGTTTATAGTGGTCAAGCTTCTCAAGCAATTGATTTTAGTTCAGTAGGAAGATTTGGTTTATCTTCTGTTCCGATTGAAGGGTTTAATGGTATTGCGATTTCATTAATTGCCTTAAACAACCCTTGAGGAATTGTGATCGTATCAATGTTGTTTTCATTGATCTCAGTAGGTCAAGGTCCAGCAAACTTACCAACTCCACAAACGTTATCTTTAACTCTAGGTGTATTGATGTACATTATCTCGGTTTATGGTTTGATGAATTACTTAAAACCATGAAGATGAATAATCATCAAGATCTATGGAGATAAAAATATAACCGAATATCAAAACTTAGAGAACAATATGGCTGCTTTATCTGAGAAGCATCTATTCAAAGTTAAGAAACTACAAAAAGATTTAAGTCATCAACTAAACGAACAATATAATAGCAAGCTTAAAGTTTTCTTGATGAGTTTAGTTAACCCGATTAAAATTCTTTTCTTAAAAGAATATAAGGATCAGGTAAACATCTACAAAAATGAATACGTGCAAGAACGCATTAACATCGTTAATGAGTTTTATCACAGTTGTGTGTTTAACTCAATTCTTGCTACTGAAAAAATAATTCAAGATTATGATAGTTCTAAAAACCAAAAACTATTAAATAAATTAAGTAAGTGAAATAAAGAAGAAAGAAGAATTCAAAAACTTGCTACGACATTGCAAGATGATATGAAGGTACAAGTTGATAAACACATCAAATCAATAAATGAAAAGATTAGTAATCTAAACATTAATAAGGAGGCTAGATAA
- a CDS encoding ABC transporter ATP-binding protein, translating into MDTQEYALRMVDIHKSFNNGQIKANSGINLSVKRNEIHAIIGENGAGKSTLMSILFGLYKQDEGQIYVWGKEVNFKSSKDASKAKIGMVHQHFKLIDNFKVIDNIILGSESTKFGIIHYKKSVNKLKKIIDEYNFKIDLNAKVSSLTVGEQQKVEILKVLYRDADLLIFDEPTAVLSDNEIESFLEILKEFKAKNKTILIISHKLHEIKAIADNATIIRKGVYVDSVDVKNTSIEDMAELMVGRTIIPSINESPVTSDEVVLSVRDLNLDTKTAEEKYDELLNKASSVTKTTFTKGWQTAKQTWEKLSHSEHQKKYINFEIKKGEIFAVAGVEGNGQSKLIELISGLKKSESNKIFFRDDNKLVDISKLSIKKRSRLGISFVPEDRHKHGLTLDENVRLNSVNNLIDKKPFSDKGFIVPFEIAKYAQDIIDKFDVRGTANGTALSRSLSGGNQQKLIIGREMSKKHELLILAQPTRGLDVGAIQYIHGQIIEAKKQGKAVLLVSYELDEIMALADTIAVISRNNFIGVGSKEEMTRSKIGQLLAGEAMNESV; encoded by the coding sequence TTGGATACACAAGAATATGCATTGCGAATGGTTGATATCCATAAATCCTTTAATAACGGCCAGATAAAAGCTAACTCAGGAATTAATCTGTCAGTTAAGAGGAATGAAATACACGCCATTATCGGTGAGAATGGAGCAGGTAAATCAACTCTTATGTCAATCTTGTTTGGACTTTACAAACAAGATGAAGGGCAGATTTATGTTTGGGGTAAAGAAGTTAACTTTAAATCTTCTAAAGATGCTTCAAAGGCAAAGATCGGAATGGTTCACCAGCACTTTAAGTTGATAGATAACTTTAAGGTGATTGATAATATCATCTTAGGATCTGAATCTACAAAATTTGGAATTATTCACTATAAGAAGAGTGTTAATAAATTAAAGAAGATCATTGATGAATATAATTTTAAGATTGATCTAAATGCCAAGGTATCTTCTTTAACTGTTGGTGAACAGCAAAAAGTCGAAATCTTAAAAGTTCTTTATCGTGATGCTGATCTTTTAATTTTTGATGAACCTACAGCTGTATTATCAGATAATGAGATTGAAAGTTTTCTAGAAATCTTAAAAGAGTTTAAAGCTAAAAATAAAACGATCCTTATTATTAGTCATAAGTTACATGAGATTAAAGCGATTGCTGATAATGCAACTATCATTAGAAAAGGTGTATATGTTGATTCAGTTGATGTAAAGAACACTTCTATAGAAGATATGGCTGAACTAATGGTTGGTAGAACTATTATTCCTTCAATCAATGAATCACCTGTGACAAGTGATGAAGTTGTTCTAAGTGTTAGAGATCTAAATTTAGATACTAAGACAGCTGAAGAAAAATATGATGAATTATTAAATAAAGCTTCTTCAGTAACTAAGACAACTTTTACTAAAGGATGACAGACAGCTAAGCAAACATGAGAAAAGCTTAGTCATTCTGAACACCAAAAGAAATATATTAATTTTGAGATTAAAAAAGGTGAGATTTTTGCAGTAGCTGGTGTTGAGGGTAATGGGCAATCTAAACTAATTGAACTTATCTCAGGTTTGAAGAAATCTGAATCAAACAAGATCTTTTTTAGAGATGATAACAAATTAGTAGACATTTCAAAACTATCTATTAAGAAACGATCAAGATTAGGGATCTCTTTTGTTCCAGAAGACCGACACAAACATGGTTTGACTTTGGATGAGAATGTCAGACTAAACTCAGTTAATAATTTAATTGATAAAAAACCTTTCTCAGATAAAGGTTTTATTGTTCCGTTTGAAATTGCAAAATACGCTCAGGACATCATTGATAAGTTCGATGTTCGAGGAACAGCCAACGGAACAGCATTATCAAGATCATTATCTGGTGGTAACCAACAAAAGTTAATTATTGGTCGAGAAATGAGCAAAAAACACGAGTTGTTAATCTTAGCTCAACCAACAAGAGGTCTTGATGTAGGAGCGATCCAATACATCCACGGTCAAATTATTGAAGCTAAAAAACAAGGTAAAGCAGTTTTATTAGTTTCTTATGAACTAGATGAAATTATGGCACTAGCTGATACGATTGCAGTTATTAGTCGTAATAATTTCATTGGTGTTGGTTCTAAAGAAGAGATGACAAGATCCAAAATCGGTCAATTGTTAGCAGGAGAAGCAATGAATGAATCAGTTTAA
- a CDS encoding FIVAR domain-containing protein, with product MKRKNIIKFVSLLGMGSFVMLAAASCTQAISLVPNSSSSSNSENPSNTTLNKNTNSNSGAEMNDAPSGGTEANNVDQQLAAARQVLTTLIDSETNNISLYADYAKIKATLTSAYSTSKSTLDNENATVEQVKNATSTLQTAIDTAANNKRTFDSANQPLVTAYNSLKLTVKNENNVLGGLTETYFETIKNNLTTLYESGKTLTNQPLETMDGSVTLKAEDVAGANTKITDALSKLNDWKSNAETLSTGFLKEVLDKTKLTGVDSSNQQQPGNYSFVGYSVDVGTGTSGSDRPNWSFAQRKAWTSNTAILNQTQPVSDVSWIYSLTGTDGKYTLTFNNYGPSTGYLYFPYKLIKTSDNVGLQYKLNNKEAQTVEFKPATQSAGTSRATEAAPPMALENADPAMNQTATMNETPTVADINVAKIKLTDLIFGQNTVEFSVPTMNGESASKVAPLIGNMYITSSDDETNKNKIYDSIFGNTLSEDNNQKSVSVDLLKGYGLAANYSMLFYQLTNPRSTNSAQISSPAYFVGFIGGNQSRLGTITDTVMRMYPNFNSTPSGTNLDGDHRTYTIYVNAPQAGNYSISGSYIFSSSMANATRSIRFYKDNDSTHAVDFIANKQADWNTVGNFNTMDNMTTARSSTNSNKTLSLQKGLNKILLAGINTGDTPYIGNLTFTLNSAAQGDAVATASTSGSSQS from the coding sequence ATGAAAAGAAAAAACATTATTAAGTTTGTTAGTTTATTGGGTATGGGTTCATTTGTAATGTTAGCAGCTGCAAGCTGTACTCAAGCAATATCACTTGTTCCGAATTCAAGTTCTTCAAGTAATAGCGAAAATCCATCTAACACCACCCTCAATAAAAACACCAATTCAAATAGTGGCGCAGAAATGAATGATGCCCCAAGCGGTGGTACTGAAGCTAACAATGTTGATCAACAATTAGCAGCTGCTAGGCAAGTTTTAACAACATTAATTGATTCTGAAACTAATAATATCAGTCTTTATGCTGATTATGCAAAAATAAAAGCAACTTTAACATCTGCATACTCAACTTCTAAATCTACATTAGACAATGAGAATGCTACTGTAGAACAAGTTAAAAATGCCACATCAACTTTACAAACAGCTATTGACACAGCTGCTAACAATAAACGAACTTTTGATAGTGCCAATCAACCCTTAGTCACTGCATACAATTCATTAAAATTAACGGTAAAAAACGAGAATAATGTTTTAGGTGGTTTAACAGAGACTTATTTTGAAACAATTAAAAATAATTTAACAACTCTATATGAATCTGGTAAGACGCTTACCAACCAACCATTAGAAACAATGGATGGAAGTGTAACATTAAAAGCAGAAGATGTAGCTGGTGCTAATACTAAGATTACGGATGCCCTTTCTAAACTTAATGATTGAAAGAGTAACGCAGAAACTTTATCAACAGGTTTTCTTAAAGAAGTTTTAGATAAAACTAAATTAACAGGTGTTGATAGTAGTAATCAACAACAACCAGGAAACTATAGCTTTGTTGGTTATAGTGTAGATGTTGGTACAGGTACAAGTGGAAGCGATCGTCCTAATTGAAGTTTTGCACAAAGAAAAGCTTGAACAAGTAATACAGCAATACTAAATCAAACACAACCAGTGAGTGATGTATCATGAATCTATAGTTTAACTGGAACAGACGGAAAATACACCCTAACATTTAATAATTACGGACCATCAACAGGTTATTTATATTTCCCTTATAAGTTAATTAAAACTAGTGATAACGTTGGGTTACAGTATAAACTGAATAATAAAGAGGCACAAACTGTTGAATTTAAACCAGCAACTCAATCAGCAGGCACTAGTCGTGCAACAGAAGCTGCTCCGCCTATGGCTTTAGAAAATGCTGACCCAGCAATGAATCAAACTGCTACAATGAATGAAACTCCAACAGTAGCTGATATTAATGTAGCTAAAATTAAGTTAACTGATTTAATTTTTGGTCAAAACACAGTTGAGTTTAGCGTTCCGACAATGAATGGTGAAAGTGCATCTAAAGTAGCACCTTTAATCGGAAACATGTACATAACTTCATCAGATGATGAAACTAATAAAAATAAGATTTACGATAGTATTTTTGGTAATACTTTATCAGAAGATAATAATCAAAAATCTGTTTCAGTTGATCTCTTGAAAGGTTATGGGTTAGCTGCAAACTACAGCATGTTGTTTTATCAATTAACTAACCCAAGAAGTACTAATAGTGCGCAAATTTCTAGTCCAGCTTATTTTGTTGGATTTATCGGTGGTAATCAGAGTCGACTTGGAACTATTACAGATACGGTAATGCGTATGTATCCAAATTTCAATAGTACTCCTTCTGGTACTAATCTGGATGGCGATCATAGAACATACACAATCTATGTGAATGCTCCGCAAGCTGGTAACTATTCTATTAGTGGGTCTTACATTTTTTCAAGTAGTATGGCTAATGCAACAAGAAGCATAAGATTCTATAAAGACAATGATAGTACTCATGCTGTAGATTTCATAGCGAATAAACAAGCTGATTGAAATACTGTGGGGAACTTTAACACAATGGATAACATGACTACTGCTCGTAGTTCAACAAATTCTAATAAAACTTTAAGTTTACAAAAAGGCTTAAACAAAATTCTTTTAGCTGGTATAAACACTGGTGATACTCCGTACATAGGGAATTTAACATTTACTTTAAATAGTGCTGCACAAGGTGATGCGGTTGCTACTGCTTCTACTTCAGGTAGTTCACAATCTTAA
- a CDS encoding FIVAR domain-containing protein — translation MNKKNIIKFVSLLGVGSFVMLAATSCTKNITLTSNSKTTSDTDNTSNTSSNNNTNSGSSAEMNNVSRSGAKTNTTDQPLATPRQTLIDLIGTENNNINLYSDYGQILSDLRSAYKTAKNASKNTNATLAEIKSIETTLQAAINKAATDKQTFDNNNRALVTAYNELKTTLQSKTTTLEGLTEERYSGIKHELDSLYDVGAGIINQKLDSISGTNLAANTVVKANKDIKDALSALDSWKTNANALATSYIKQALVKDKLTGIDSNNTVQPGNYSFAGYSVDVTSDSSAHPNWSFAQRKAWTSNENIFNSPQPVTDISWIYGIAGTNAKYTLTFNYYGSSTGYLYFPYKLVKTGDNVGLQYKLNNAPNPTEITFGDMGTDNGKTPTVGDINVAKVALPNLNFGANTIEFSVPTSDSTKVAPMIGNMYLTSNSDNADQIYDNIFGNNTSQDDSVSVDLLNGYSLGANYSMLFYRLSNYTENSVMQTNKPAYLVGFIGGSGERIANNTTAQSNYVNFNRNPITNGSSRTLTIYVNAPKTGEYSIHSTYIYSAGNNNTTGTRSIKFSTDSSNDTNAVSITVKSLGSWSILGKIDTSSSDTSGITTGSKRTLNLQQGLNKVIVSQVSGDTPYIGNLTFTLSDTPQVNAVNNTNENNAEGGSVTPESR, via the coding sequence ATGAATAAAAAGAACATTATCAAGTTCGTTAGTTTATTAGGTGTTGGTTCATTTGTAATGTTAGCAGCTACAAGTTGTACTAAAAATATTACCCTAACCTCTAATTCAAAAACTACAAGTGATACAGACAACACTTCTAACACATCGTCTAATAACAACACTAATTCAGGTAGTAGTGCAGAAATGAATAATGTTTCGCGCAGTGGTGCAAAAACTAATACTACTGATCAACCATTAGCAACTCCTAGACAAACACTAATCGATTTAATTGGCACTGAAAATAACAACATTAACTTGTATTCTGATTATGGCCAAATTCTAAGTGATTTAAGATCAGCATATAAAACTGCTAAAAATGCATCTAAAAATACCAATGCAACATTAGCTGAAATTAAATCTATAGAAACAACACTACAAGCAGCTATTAATAAAGCTGCAACTGATAAACAAACTTTTGATAATAATAATCGCGCTTTAGTAACTGCATATAATGAACTAAAGACTACATTACAATCTAAAACAACAACATTAGAAGGATTGACTGAAGAACGATACAGTGGTATTAAACATGAATTAGATTCATTGTATGATGTAGGTGCTGGAATAATCAATCAAAAATTAGATTCTATTTCTGGAACTAATCTAGCTGCAAATACTGTTGTTAAAGCAAACAAAGATATCAAGGATGCTCTTAGCGCACTTGATAGTTGAAAGACTAATGCTAATGCTTTAGCTACGAGCTATATCAAACAAGCTTTAGTTAAGGATAAACTAACAGGTATTGATTCTAATAATACGGTTCAACCTGGTAATTACAGCTTTGCTGGTTATAGTGTTGATGTAACAAGCGATTCAAGTGCTCACCCTAACTGAAGTTTTGCCCAAAGAAAAGCTTGAACGAGTAATGAGAATATTTTTAATTCACCTCAACCAGTAACTGATATCTCATGGATTTATGGGATAGCTGGAACTAATGCAAAATATACTTTAACTTTTAATTACTACGGATCTTCAACAGGTTACTTATATTTTCCTTATAAGTTAGTTAAAACTGGTGATAATGTTGGATTGCAATACAAGTTAAATAATGCACCTAATCCAACTGAGATTACTTTTGGAGATATGGGAACTGATAATGGTAAAACTCCAACAGTTGGTGATATTAATGTAGCTAAAGTTGCATTACCTAACTTAAACTTTGGTGCAAACACCATTGAATTTAGTGTTCCAACAAGTGATTCTACTAAAGTAGCTCCAATGATTGGTAACATGTATCTAACTTCTAATTCAGATAATGCTGATCAGATTTATGACAACATCTTTGGTAACAATACATCACAAGATGATTCTGTTTCAGTTGATCTATTAAATGGCTATAGTCTTGGTGCTAACTATAGTATGCTATTTTATCGACTTAGTAATTACACTGAAAACAGTGTAATGCAAACTAATAAGCCTGCTTATTTAGTTGGATTTATTGGTGGTTCGGGGGAACGTATTGCTAATAATACTACTGCACAATCAAATTATGTCAATTTCAATAGAAATCCGATAACTAATGGTTCAAGTAGAACATTAACAATTTATGTTAATGCTCCAAAAACAGGTGAGTATAGTATTCATAGTACTTATATTTATTCAGCAGGAAATAACAACACTACTGGAACAAGAAGTATAAAATTCTCTACAGACAGTAGTAATGATACTAATGCTGTAAGTATCACTGTTAAGAGTTTAGGTAGTTGAAGTATATTAGGAAAAATTGATACAAGCTCTAGTGATACTAGTGGTATCACAACAGGTTCTAAAAGAACCTTAAATTTACAACAAGGTTTAAATAAAGTTATTGTCAGTCAAGTAAGTGGTGATACTCCTTATATAGGCAATTTAACATTTACTTTAAGTGATACTCCGCAAGTGAATGCAGTAAATAATACGAATGAGAATAATGCAGAGGGAGGTTCAGTTACTCCTGAATCTAGATAA